A portion of the Ostreibacterium oceani genome contains these proteins:
- the dapF gene encoding diaminopimelate epimerase codes for MTTLTFHKMHGLGNDFVVIDATQTPFSLDSATIAKLGNRKTGIGFDQLLVVEPPSTPSVDFNYRIFNCDGSEVEHCGNGARCFAKFVIDQRLTDKHTLCVNIKKGPLYITYRNDDDIEVDMGKPILAPRDIPFNIDASAQNPAASYDIIIDGAPLPVSVLSMGNPHVVLFISNLWQQSIETLAKHIQQSDYFPESVNVNFIEILDKHTATQRTYERGAGETDACGTGVCAAVYAAQAVNAIDAINAPVCVKVRGGEIRIRIDQAGHIWMAGPARTVYHGTINLRHD; via the coding sequence ATGACGACTTTAACCTTTCACAAAATGCACGGACTGGGCAATGACTTTGTCGTGATCGATGCCACGCAGACCCCGTTTTCCCTAGATAGTGCCACCATCGCCAAATTGGGCAATCGCAAAACAGGGATTGGGTTCGACCAACTACTCGTTGTCGAGCCACCTAGCACGCCATCGGTGGATTTTAATTACCGTATTTTCAACTGTGATGGTAGCGAAGTCGAGCATTGTGGCAATGGCGCGCGTTGCTTTGCCAAATTTGTTATCGATCAACGCCTCACGGACAAACATACCTTGTGCGTGAATATAAAAAAAGGCCCCCTGTATATCACCTATCGAAACGACGACGATATCGAAGTCGATATGGGTAAACCAATTTTAGCGCCACGCGATATTCCATTTAATATAGACGCCAGCGCACAAAATCCCGCGGCAAGCTATGACATTATCATTGACGGCGCCCCCCTGCCCGTTAGTGTCTTATCGATGGGGAATCCGCATGTGGTCTTATTTATTAGCAACTTGTGGCAGCAATCGATTGAAACGCTGGCTAAGCACATCCAACAATCTGATTATTTTCCCGAATCGGTTAATGTGAATTTTATTGAAATACTAGACAAACACACCGCCACACAACGCACTTACGAGCGCGGCGCGGGTGAAACCGATGCCTGCGGCACAGGTGTCTGCGCCGCAGTCTATGCCGCACAAGCAGTTAATGCAATTGATGCAATTAATGCGCCCGTTTGCGTTAAAGTACGCGGTGGAGAAATTCGTATTCGTATTGATCAAGCGGGGCATATTTGGATGGCAGGCCCTGCGCGCACGGTTTATCACGGCACGATTAATTTGCGGCACGATTAA
- a CDS encoding DUF333 domain-containing protein yields the protein MNQKGIYATTIAATLLIGACASNQPQSSATNARDFCRDVGGEIKSVNDGAESYCVLPSRDVVELEAFFQQNKKQ from the coding sequence ATGAATCAAAAAGGTATTTACGCCACCACAATCGCTGCAACACTACTCATCGGTGCATGCGCGTCTAATCAACCCCAATCTAGCGCTACCAACGCCCGTGATTTTTGTCGTGATGTCGGCGGTGAAATAAAAAGCGTGAATGATGGCGCGGAGAGCTATTGTGTACTACCCAGCCGAGATGTCGTTGAGTTAGAGGCGTTTTTCCAACAAAACAAAAAACAATAA
- the trmB gene encoding tRNA (guanosine(46)-N7)-methyltransferase TrmB encodes MKSFVRHHGRLTDGQRQALTEYWPAFGIDFTKRRMDMGTIAEKKYPQVVLEIGFGNGESFITIAKNHPETLFIGAEVHRPGVGRALLLAQENACQNVKIIAHDAVEFIEHMLPDNCLDRVQLFFPDPWHKKRHFKRRLVQPHFCRALHRVLKPDAIFHVATDWVPYAEHVVDVMASLAGFSDITNNPKEKPSYRPETKFERRGLKLGHEVRDLCFKTVK; translated from the coding sequence ATCAAAAGCTTTGTCAGACACCACGGCCGATTAACCGATGGACAACGGCAAGCGCTGACTGAATATTGGCCTGCGTTTGGTATCGATTTTACCAAACGACGAATGGACATGGGTACAATTGCCGAAAAAAAATACCCCCAAGTCGTCCTAGAAATAGGTTTTGGCAATGGTGAGTCTTTTATTACCATAGCGAAAAATCACCCTGAAACGCTATTTATCGGTGCAGAAGTCCATCGCCCCGGCGTCGGGCGCGCTTTATTACTCGCCCAAGAAAATGCCTGCCAAAACGTCAAAATCATAGCACATGATGCCGTTGAGTTTATCGAACACATGTTGCCTGACAATTGCCTAGACCGTGTGCAACTGTTTTTCCCTGACCCTTGGCATAAAAAAAGACACTTTAAACGCCGCCTTGTACAGCCCCATTTTTGCCGTGCGTTGCACCGCGTGTTAAAGCCCGATGCAATTTTTCACGTGGCAACCGACTGGGTACCCTATGCCGAACACGTTGTTGATGTGATGGCGTCTCTAGCGGGTTTTAGCGACATCACGAACAACCCAAAAGAAAAACCCAGTTACCGCCCCGAAACCAAATTTGAACGACGTGGTCTCAAATTAGGGCACGAAGTGCGAGATTTATGTTTTAAAACCGTTAAATAA